One Paenibacillus riograndensis SBR5 DNA segment encodes these proteins:
- a CDS encoding ABC transporter permease: MKQRQRGLILALAPFVLMVLAFQVVPVFSMLTGSFRHADGAGFTLDNYRHALSSAYYQQAIKNSLLISVFSSLIGLAVGLVCAYCITRFAPAVRDRLLMLSNMTSNFAGVPLAFAYIILLGNNGVFTLLFKQWGWNVFDGFNLYSWSGLILVYVYFQIPLALLLLYPAFYGIREQWREAAALLGAGAWQFWKTVGLPVLSPAIFGTLGILFANAMGAYATAYALVGGNYNLLAVRIGSLVAGDVVTQPQMGSTLAVLLALSTLLAVFLNQRMVRRMEGFGGRSPARRERSSGLFRRRWPAVREEAGQ, translated from the coding sequence ATGAAACAGAGACAACGCGGCCTGATCCTGGCCCTGGCTCCATTCGTGCTGATGGTGCTGGCGTTTCAGGTAGTGCCCGTCTTTTCCATGCTGACGGGCAGCTTCCGCCATGCAGACGGAGCGGGCTTCACGCTGGACAACTATCGGCATGCCCTGAGCAGTGCCTATTATCAGCAGGCGATCAAGAACAGCCTGCTGATATCCGTCTTCTCCAGCCTGATCGGGCTGGCTGTAGGGCTTGTGTGCGCGTATTGCATCACGCGCTTTGCCCCTGCGGTGCGGGACCGGCTGCTGATGCTGTCCAATATGACCTCGAACTTTGCCGGCGTCCCGCTGGCCTTTGCCTATATCATTCTGCTGGGCAACAATGGCGTGTTCACGCTGCTGTTCAAGCAGTGGGGCTGGAACGTGTTTGACGGCTTCAATCTGTACAGCTGGTCCGGGCTGATTCTGGTCTATGTCTATTTCCAGATTCCGCTGGCTTTACTGCTGCTGTACCCGGCATTCTATGGCATCAGGGAGCAATGGAGGGAGGCGGCAGCCCTGCTGGGAGCAGGGGCCTGGCAGTTCTGGAAAACGGTCGGGCTGCCCGTGCTCTCTCCGGCGATCTTCGGAACGCTCGGCATTCTCTTCGCCAATGCCATGGGAGCCTATGCCACCGCCTATGCGCTGGTTGGCGGCAACTATAATCTGCTGGCCGTCCGCATCGGCTCGCTGGTCGCCGGTGATGTGGTGACCCAGCCGCAAATGGGCAGTACCCTGGCGGTTCTGCTGGCGCTGAGCACGCTGCTGGCGGTGTTTCTGAATCAGCGGATGGTGCGGCGGATGGAAGGGTTCGGCGGCAGAAGTCCGGCCAGGCGGGAGCGCAGCAGCGGTTTATTCAGACGGCGCTGGCCTGCTGTCCGGGAGGAGGCAGGACAATGA
- a CDS encoding ABC transporter permease: MNIRKAGVAPRTFMLLLMIYLLLPLLATGLYAFAQDWQNTLLPRSWTLGWFRDMFQDIRFLEALWTSLYLCIISVLLSLAVMLPAVFVITVYFPRWESFMKGIVVLPYAVPGVVAAVGLIRTYSSGPFDISGTAYLLVGAYFVVILPYMYQGIRNSLLSVSAVELLNAAELLGARRRSAFVNVILPNIWPGVMVSALLSFSVLFGEFVLTNMLVGGHIQTIQVYLFRRVGESGHLASAIAISYFVFILLLSAVLMKLGMKIKGQAK; the protein is encoded by the coding sequence ATGAATATACGTAAGGCGGGGGTTGCCCCGCGTACCTTCATGCTCCTGCTCATGATCTATCTGCTGCTGCCGCTGCTGGCAACGGGGCTGTACGCTTTTGCCCAGGATTGGCAGAATACGCTGCTTCCCCGCAGCTGGACATTAGGCTGGTTCCGTGACATGTTCCAGGATATCCGGTTTCTGGAGGCGCTGTGGACCTCACTGTATCTGTGTATAATCAGCGTGCTGCTCAGTCTCGCCGTTATGCTGCCGGCCGTTTTTGTAATTACAGTGTATTTCCCGCGCTGGGAGAGCTTCATGAAGGGGATTGTCGTTCTGCCTTATGCGGTGCCGGGAGTGGTGGCGGCAGTGGGCCTCATCCGCACTTATTCCTCCGGCCCCTTCGACATTTCCGGGACCGCTTATTTGCTGGTCGGGGCCTATTTTGTGGTCATACTGCCTTATATGTATCAGGGCATCCGCAACAGTCTGCTCAGTGTATCCGCCGTAGAGCTGCTGAACGCCGCCGAGCTGCTCGGGGCCAGAAGACGGTCTGCTTTTGTAAATGTGATTCTGCCGAACATCTGGCCGGGGGTTATGGTCTCTGCGCTGCTGTCCTTCTCCGTGCTGTTTGGGGAGTTCGTGCTGACGAACATGCTGGTCGGGGGGCACATCCAGACGATTCAGGTTTATTTGTTCCGGCGGGTCGGTGAAAGCGGGCATTTGGCCAGTGCGATAGCGATCTCCTATTTTGTATTTATTCTGCTGCTGTCAGCAGTGCTGATGAAGCTGGGGATGAAGATTAAGGGGCAGGCGAAGTAA
- a CDS encoding ABC transporter ATP-binding protein: protein MNDYLKLQGIRKRFGDVPVLAGVDLNIGEGELVTLLGPSGCGKSTLLRCIAGLTELDSGSILLADKELTKLPPRSRDVGMVFQSYALFPNLTVRQNVEYGMRMRGVAPAARRSRCEELLALVDLEDKRDVYPQSLSGGQQQRVALARSLAVQPKLLLLDEPLSALDAKIRKNLRAEIRDIQRRLGMTTLFVTHDQEEALILSDRICIMNQGRMVQEGSPEQLYTAPRTEFAARFMGSYNVFNRAEALKLFRRIDSRSDRFAIRPEAVTLLAEGEAIQDDADGMMDVRGQVQAVSILGNIIRAAVVAEGVHLTVDLLNDGRWLRVREGDRVTLLLDPAHLLHLEQEGA, encoded by the coding sequence ATGAACGATTATCTGAAGCTGCAAGGCATCCGTAAAAGGTTTGGCGATGTCCCGGTGCTGGCTGGCGTCGATCTAAATATTGGCGAAGGAGAGCTTGTTACGCTGCTGGGCCCTTCAGGCTGCGGCAAAAGCACGCTCCTGCGCTGCATCGCCGGACTGACCGAGCTGGACAGCGGCAGCATTCTGCTCGCAGACAAGGAGCTGACGAAGCTCCCTCCGCGCAGCAGGGACGTGGGCATGGTGTTCCAGTCCTATGCGCTGTTCCCCAATCTGACGGTCCGTCAGAATGTGGAATACGGGATGCGTATGCGCGGCGTTGCTCCGGCCGCCCGGCGCAGCCGGTGCGAAGAGCTGCTGGCGTTGGTCGATCTCGAAGACAAGCGCGATGTCTATCCGCAGTCGCTGTCCGGCGGACAGCAGCAGCGGGTGGCGCTGGCCCGCTCGCTGGCCGTCCAGCCCAAGCTGCTGCTGCTGGACGAACCGCTCAGCGCGCTCGATGCCAAAATCCGCAAGAATCTGCGCGCGGAAATCCGCGATATCCAGCGGCGGCTCGGCATGACGACGCTGTTCGTCACCCACGACCAAGAGGAAGCGCTGATCCTCTCGGACCGGATCTGCATCATGAACCAGGGGCGGATGGTTCAGGAAGGTTCGCCGGAGCAGCTCTATACTGCGCCGCGCACGGAATTTGCCGCCCGGTTCATGGGCAGCTACAACGTCTTCAACCGGGCGGAGGCGCTCAAGCTGTTCCGCAGAATTGACAGCCGCTCCGACCGTTTCGCCATCCGCCCCGAGGCGGTGACCCTGCTGGCCGAAGGTGAAGCGATCCAGGATGATGCGGATGGCATGATGGATGTGCGCGGACAGGTCCAGGCCGTGTCGATTCTGGGCAATATCATCCGGGCTGCTGTCGTGGCTGAAGGCGTTCATCTTACGGTAGACCTGCTGAATGACGGCCGCTGGCTGCGGGTGCGGGAAGGGGATCGTGTGACCCTACTGCTTGATCCTGCTCATCTGCTGCATCTGGAGCAGGAAGGGGCATAG